From Chloroflexi bacterium ADurb.Bin180, a single genomic window includes:
- a CDS encoding Endonuclease/Exonuclease/phosphatase family protein: MSRIRPLLLTALRALLLLFFFQLLSDFVESIFVLGLLGTNIPPEIASVILFLSPVLLLLLPRALSGWPLVLLGQFMLLCRVIAPLLDPRGKMLISGLGVACFLLLLPSLLQQRPSRRSPALELTAALSLSILLRALGSGSDISTHGSFQFLGWMMALAAAWLLLTLHWPSIAATASTAESALPATPSAARTIGLCLDLLSVIILLYFSLLSPTVISRWTGQPYLPILATVTLVLWASSLVITLRPSWLSRLSMPALLVWNVLFVASLFLTLLSRQIAFPSHPAYYPLAEPPLSPLCSLPLVGLLLLFPVLLIDGQLLIQALVAGRPSPRRLALGFTLGGLYLLLMVFAQVFTTVYDYIPVIGPLFRDRFAVVFLVPGLLLTLAVWLARPDLPTAEAAPSAAPSRLWPALLSLVAILTLAGAWVVSARPSATASAPSQLTVFTYNIQQGYDAAGRRNYEGQLAVARQIQPDIIGLQECDAARIANGNQDVVRYWADQLDYYSYYGPTTVAGTFGIALLSRYPIHNPRIFFMFSTGEQTACIEAQITVGNRTFTVFVTHLGNGGPLVQQLEVLQEVQGKENVILMGDFNFRPDTPQYRSTLALLEDAWVLRWPEGNTTQGVDYARTIDHIFVSPGTRVTDSRYLPGPASDHPALMAVIGW; this comes from the coding sequence ATGTCGCGAATCCGACCCCTCCTTCTTACCGCCCTCCGTGCCCTCCTGCTCCTCTTCTTCTTCCAGCTCCTGTCCGACTTTGTGGAATCCATCTTTGTCCTGGGCCTCCTGGGCACCAACATCCCACCCGAAATCGCCAGCGTCATCCTCTTCCTCTCCCCCGTCCTCCTCCTTCTCCTCCCGCGCGCCCTCTCCGGCTGGCCCCTCGTCCTCCTGGGCCAGTTCATGCTCCTCTGCCGCGTCATCGCTCCCCTGCTCGATCCGCGCGGCAAGATGCTCATCTCCGGCCTGGGCGTGGCCTGCTTCCTGCTGCTCCTGCCCTCCCTCCTCCAGCAGCGTCCGTCCCGCCGCTCCCCGGCCCTCGAGCTCACCGCCGCTCTCTCGCTTTCCATCCTCCTGCGCGCGCTCGGCTCCGGCTCGGACATCTCGACTCACGGCAGTTTCCAATTCCTTGGCTGGATGATGGCCCTCGCCGCGGCCTGGCTTCTTCTCACCCTCCATTGGCCTTCCATCGCCGCCACGGCCAGCACCGCCGAATCCGCCCTCCCCGCCACCCCCTCGGCAGCGCGAACGATTGGGCTCTGCCTCGACCTGCTGAGCGTGATCATCCTGCTCTACTTTTCACTGCTCAGCCCCACGGTCATCTCACGCTGGACCGGTCAGCCCTACCTGCCCATCCTCGCCACGGTGACGCTGGTGCTCTGGGCCTCAAGTCTGGTGATCACCCTGCGCCCTTCCTGGCTCTCTCGTCTGTCGATGCCGGCGCTGCTGGTCTGGAACGTGCTCTTTGTGGCCAGTCTCTTCCTGACCCTGCTGAGCCGCCAGATCGCCTTCCCGTCCCATCCCGCCTACTACCCCCTGGCCGAGCCGCCCCTGTCGCCGCTTTGCAGCCTGCCCCTGGTCGGCCTGCTCCTGCTCTTTCCCGTGCTCCTGATCGATGGGCAGCTCCTCATCCAGGCCCTCGTGGCCGGCCGTCCATCACCGCGCCGACTGGCCCTGGGCTTTACTCTGGGCGGCCTCTATTTGCTGTTGATGGTCTTCGCGCAGGTCTTTACGACCGTCTATGACTATATCCCGGTGATCGGCCCGCTCTTCCGCGACCGCTTTGCCGTGGTGTTCCTCGTGCCCGGCCTCCTGCTGACCCTGGCCGTATGGCTCGCCCGCCCCGACCTCCCCACCGCCGAGGCCGCTCCGTCCGCCGCACCCTCGCGCCTCTGGCCGGCGCTGCTCTCGCTCGTGGCCATCCTCACCCTGGCCGGCGCCTGGGTGGTCAGCGCCCGGCCGTCCGCCACCGCCTCCGCGCCGTCACAGCTCACCGTCTTTACCTACAACATCCAGCAGGGGTACGACGCCGCCGGCCGCCGCAATTACGAGGGCCAGCTCGCCGTAGCGCGCCAGATCCAGCCGGACATCATCGGTCTGCAAGAGTGCGATGCGGCGCGCATCGCCAACGGCAATCAGGACGTGGTGCGCTACTGGGCCGACCAGCTCGACTATTACTCCTACTACGGCCCCACCACCGTGGCCGGCACCTTTGGCATCGCCCTGCTCTCGCGCTACCCCATCCACAACCCGCGCATCTTCTTTATGTTTAGTACAGGGGAGCAAACCGCCTGCATCGAAGCGCAGATCACCGTGGGCAATCGCACCTTCACCGTGTTCGTGACCCACCTGGGCAACGGCGGACCGCTGGTGCAGCAGCTAGAGGTGCTGCAGGAGGTTCAGGGCAAGGAGAACGTCATTCTGATGGGGGATTTCAACTTTCGGCCGGATACGCCGCAGTACCGCTCGACGTTGGCCCTGCTGGAGGATGCCTGGGTATTGCGCTGGCCGGAGGGGAACACGACGCAGGGGGTGGATTACGCCCGCACCATCGACCACATCTTTGTCTCGCCCGGCACGAGGGTGACCGACTCGCGCTACCTGCCCGGTCCCGCCTCGGACCATCCGGCGCTGATGGCGGTGATCGGTTGGTAG